A stretch of DNA from Candidatus Hydrogenedentota bacterium:
AGTCCGGTCATACCATCGTGCAACTGGATCTTACCGGAAGTCGGCAGGCCGGCTTTGGTCAACTGATCCTTGATGTCACGTTCGGTGGCGCCGTCAAAAACGGGCGTCGCGAAGTGCAGACCGAGCGCCTTTGCCGCCCATCCAAGGTGAGTCTCCAGAATCTGACCCACGTTCATACGGGAAGGTACGCCGAGCGGATTGAGCACGATTTCAACGGGGGTACCGTCGGGAAGATAGGGCATATCCTCCTCGGGAACGATGCGGGCAATGACACCCTTGTTTCCGTGGCGTCCGGCCATCTTGTCGCCAACTGAAAGCTTACGCTTCATGGCGATGTAGACCTTCACCATCTTGATCACGCCCGGGGGCAGTTCGTCGCCCTTCTTGAGCTTCGCGGTCTTCTCTTCCGTGATCTTTTCGAGCACGGCGATCTGCCGCGACGTCATCTCTTCGATCTCGTCGATCTGTTCGTTCATCCGCAGGTCTTTGTCCTTGAAGCGAAGCCGCTTCAGGTCGCGGGCACGGATCTTTTCCAGGATGTCGCGAGTGATGAAAGCACCCTTGCTGATGAGCTTCTTGTTGGTCTTCTCATCGTGCAGATCGGCGAGGACTTCCTTGCCGTCCATCAACATCGACAGGCGCTTGGCGCGCTCGTCGTTGAGGATGCGCTTTTCGTCTTCGAGGTTGCGGTGCAGGCCGGCGATCTTGTTTTCCAGAATGAGCTTCGAACGCTCATCCAGATCGGCACCTTTGCGCGAGAACACGCGCGCATCCACCACCACGCCTTCGATACCCGGCGGGCAGTACAGCGAGGCGTCCTTCACGTCTCCGGCCTTTTCACCGAAGATCGCACGGAGCAGTTTCTCTTCCGGAGTAAGCTGGGTTTCGCCCTTCGGCGTCACTTTGCCCACCAGGATGTCGCCGGGCTTCACGGAAGCGCCGACGTGGATGATTCCGCTTTCGTCCAGGTTCCGGAGGAAGCTTTCGCTGATGTTCGGAATATCGCGCGTGATTTCCTCAGGACCAAGCTTGGTGTCGCGGGCTTCGATTTCGAACTCCTCGATGTGAACCGAGGTGTAGTAATCTTCCTTCACCAGCTTTTCACTGACCACGATCGCGTCTTCGAAGTTATACCCGCGCCAGGGCATGAAGGCCACCAGCACGTTACGGCCCAGGGCCAGTTCGCCTTTGTCCGTGCAGGGCCCGTCGGCGAGCACGTCGCCCTTCTTCACTCGCTGGCCGAGTTTGGCGATCGGCTTCTGGTTGATACAGGTATTCTGGTTGGAGCGCTTGAACTTAATGAGCTGGTAGATGTCGGCACCGACTTCGCGCGACATCTGCCCTTCGTGGACGTTTCCTTCCACGCGAACAATGATGCGCTCAGAGTCCACCGAATCCACGATGCCGGAGCGGCGGCAGATTTGCACCGCGCCCGAATCGCGAGCCGTGACCCACTCCATGCCCGTACCGACAAACGGAGCATCGGCACGCAACAGCGGCACCGCCTGCCGTTGCATGTTCGACCCCATCAAAGCGCGGTTGGCGTCGTCGTTTTCAAGGAACGGAATGAGACTGGCAGCCACCGAAACAAGCTGCTTCGGGCTCACGTCCATGTACTCCACTTCGTCACGATGAATCAGGACGAAGTTCCCTTGCTTACGAGCGTTCACCAGATCGGCCACAATGGAACCGGCCTGATCGATCTCCACGTTGGCCTGGGCGATGATGTACTTGTCTTCTTCCCACGCGGAAAGGTAGTCGCAGTGGGCTTCCACTTCGGCAGGCTGTTTACCCGCCTTCAAGTCGCGATTCAGCTTGTCCGACGCTTCCCGGTCCAGCACCTGGCCGACCTTGGTGTTGGTGTCGCCGGGGTTCAGCACACGAATTTCATCCACCAATCGGCCTTGCACCACACGGCGGTATGGGCTCTCGATGAAGCCGTAGTCGTTGATGCGGGCAAAGCACGACAGCGAGGAGATCAGACCGATGTTCGG
This window harbors:
- the rpoB gene encoding DNA-directed RNA polymerase subunit beta yields the protein GNVVSATLKKDSCKAQNEALLEIYRKLRPGDPPTLDTATQLFQGMFFDARKYDFSRVGRMKFNIKLFDKADETSLDKRTLTEDDFINTIRYLLKLRKGVGAVDDIDHLGNRRVRAVGELLENQFRIGLVRMERAIKEKMSVYQEMSTAMPHDLVNAKPVMAAIREFFGSSQLSQFMDQTNPLSEITHKRRLSALGPGGLSRERAGFEVRDVHPTHYGRICPIETPEGPNIGLISSLSCFARINDYGFIESPYRRVVQGRLVDEIRVLNPGDTNTKVGQVLDREASDKLNRDLKAGKQPAEVEAHCDYLSAWEEDKYIIAQANVEIDQAGSIVADLVNARKQGNFVLIHRDEVEYMDVSPKQLVSVAASLIPFLENDDANRALMGSNMQRQAVPLLRADAPFVGTGMEWVTARDSGAVQICRRSGIVDSVDSERIIVRVEGNVHEGQMSREVGADIYQLIKFKRSNQNTCINQKPIAKLGQRVKKGDVLADGPCTDKGELALGRNVLVAFMPWRGYNFEDAIVVSEKLVKEDYYTSVHIEEFEIEARDTKLGPEEITRDIPNISESFLRNLDESGIIHVGASVKPGDILVGKVTPKGETQLTPEEKLLRAIFGEKAGDVKDASLYCPPGIEGVVVDARVFSRKGADLDERSKLILENKIAGLHRNLEDEKRILNDERAKRLSMLMDGKEVLADLHDEKTNKKLISKGAFITRDILEKIRARDLKRLRFKDKDLRMNEQIDEIEEMTSRQIAVLEKITEEKTAKLKKGDELPPGVIKMVKVYIAMKRKLSVGDKMAGRHGNKGVIARIVPEEDMPYLPDGTPVEIVLNPLGVPSRMNVGQILETHLGWAAKALGLHFATPVFDGATERDIKDQLTKAGLPTSGKIQLHDGMTGL